TCCTTCCCCTGCCACCGGGCGGTGCTGGCTGCTTGCAGCCGATACTTTGAGGCCATGTTCAGCGGGGGTCTGCGGGAGAGCCAAGCCAGCGAGGTGAACTTCCATGACTCCATCCACCCCGAggtgctggagctgctgctggactACGCCTACTCCTCGCGGGTCATTATCAACGAGGACAACGCAGAGTCGCTCCTGGAGGCTGGAGACATGCTGCAGTTCCAGGACATCCGGGACGCCTGTGCAGAGTTCCTGGAGAAGAACCTGCATCCCACCAACTGCCTGGGCATGCTGCTCTTCTCGGATGCCCATCAGTGCAGCAGGCTGTTCGAGCTCTCCTGGGGGATGTGCCTGAGCAACTTCCCAGCCATCAGCAAGTCTGAGGACTTCCTACAGCTGCCCAAAGACATGCTGGTGCAGCTGCTCTCCAACGAGGAGCTGGAGACGGAGGACGAAAGGGTTGTTTACGATTCTGCCCTCAACTGGGTGAACTACGACCTGAAGAAGAGGCACTGCTACCTCCCAGAGCTGCTGCGCACAGTCAGGCTGGCCCTCCTACCTGCCATCTTTCTGATGGAGAATGTCTCTACAGAGGAGCTCATCAACAAGCAGGCCCAGAGCAAGGCGCTGGTGGAGGAGGCTATCCTCTGTAAGCTAAAAATCTTGCAGAACGACGGGGTGGTCACTAGCTTGTGTGCCCGTCCCCGCAAGACCAGTCATGCCCTCTTCCTGTTGGGAGGCCAGACGTTCATGTGTGACAAGCTCTACCTGGTGGACCAGAAAGCAAAAGAGATCATCCCCAAGACAGACATCCCCAGCCCTCGCAAGGAGTTCAGTGCCTGTGCTATTGAGTGCAAGGTCTACATCACTGGGGGCCGGGGCTCAGAAAATGGGGTGTCCAAAGATGTTTGGGTCTACGACACCCTGCATGAGGAATGGTCCAAGGCAGCCCCCATGCTTATCGCCAGGTTTGGCCATGGCTCTGCAGAGCTTAAGCACTGTCTGTATGTAGTAGGTGGGCACACGGCAGCCACAGGGTGTCTCCCAGCATCTCCATCAGTGTCCCTCAAGCAGGTCGAACAGTACGACCCAGGCACCAATAAGTGGACCATAGTGGCCCCTCTCAGGGAAGGGGTGAGCAACGCAGCTGTGGTCAGCGTCAAACTGAAGCTGTTTGCCTTCGGGGGCACCAGTGTCAGTCATGACAAGCTCCCCAAAGTGCAGTGCTATGATCCACTGGAGAACAGATGGACAGTGCCAGCCACCTGCCCACAGCCCTGGCGATACACagctgcagctgtgcttggtaACCAGATTTTTGTCATAGGAGGTGATACAGAATTCTCGGCATGCTCAGCCTACAAGTTCAACAGCGAGACCTACCAGTGGACTAAAGTAGGGGACGTTACAGCAAAGCGCATGAGCTGTCAGGCTGTGGCTTCTGGAAACAAACTGTATGTAGTCGGGGGCTATTTTGGCACACAGAGATGCAAAACACTGGACTGTTATGACCCCACACAGGACACCTGGAACAGCCTAACTACAGTGCCCTATTCACTCATTCCGACAGCGTTTGTCAGTACCTGGAAGCACCTTCCAGCTTAGAAGTGAAGCTTCAAAACAGCAGGGGTAAGAAACACATTCCTATCAATCTGTGTTTATATGCAATGCATATGATTACAGTGTGGGGTTAGTAAGAACTGCATTATATAAACTCAAAATGTAATTGACTATCTGTTTGTATGTATGTGATACCAAATGACTATTTTACAGTATCACAAATtcaaacacagtacagcacaatgcAGTATGAAATGAGCAAAGTGATATTAAACACCCAAAcctgttttcttttacattacCAGGGGCTTATTCGGCAGCTTACACATAACTAGCTCAGATGGCTTCCAGATAAACACATATAAGTATTAGCTGCTTCCCTTGATACAGGTTGTAAAGAAGCCTGTCCTAAAACCATTATTAAATTCCAGGGAGTGTATTCAGTCGTCACATAATCCTCATCAGATTGACCGTGAAGACCCACTTTTTCCTTATTTGCTGAAACATGACACTGTTCAAACTTGATGAGACCACAGTCAATCCTGCCCCTAACGATGTCATTTTCTTAAGCCTGGATGCTCATAAATCTGTCCAGTCCTAAAGGGACTGTGACCATCCAAGCCACTTGCACATAACAACTGTGGTACAGTTTATTCTTCTGGGCAGTTTGTTTGCCTTCTTTGAAAATCTAGATGTGGTTTCTGCCTCtctatataaaacatgttttaaaacacaaagcacaaagcagtgtttggtttAGGGGGCATTTGCTTGCTAAACTGAGTTTAGTTTCTACTGCcctcaaatattttttaatcaaccaGAGCCCTTTTATTATGCACTTCTTAACCAGACCCTGGTACTGAAATTTAAGGGGTTTCATCTTTGCTTGATGGTAAACCAGTAACAGCATGTTCAGAATTGATGGCATattagaaacaaacaacaaaaataatattaaattcaCATAGTAAACAAGCTGTTTTCATCTGTTTTAATGTTGGCTTATCGGATTTCATCAATAGGTAATTTTGGttcaatatgtaaatacagtataatcgtaaatctcgaaaaactactcacttctaaatcttttgtagtcatttttgtgttactttagtataaatacatgttaatttggattcctatgttgtttttttctgactttatgtgaacgaaaagacacacatttgccagttttcccattggaaatagtgatattttgaaatatcactgtcctggtcacaaaagcaaagtttgtggggaataatagccattttctatacttttgcggcataagcaattaaaataacacttactacccaggaacaaaaaaaaaaaaaaaaaaaaaaattgttacacagtgtaatgcaaCTTTCTTTGGGGTGTCAACAATAATTGCTCTTATATTTTCAGCATAGAGAAGTTACATGTGTCTACTCTTTTGTTCTTCACATtcaatgtttttgaaaacaaaacataaagtgTCTCTTGATGTCATTCCCTGTATTTTTCTAAGCTACAATGTTAAAACCAAGAGCTTCCTTTGTTCAGGCTTCCCGTAGCACCTTCGTTTCCATATGGAATGCTCCCCACCTTGGTTGGCTGCAATTAATTTCAAAGCTGAGGTTCCTTTGCTGCCGGCTATTAATTCTCTtcaaacagtccctgctggttacAAAGGGGCCCAAGAAGAATGTTGTTATCCTGTTCTGTTAAATCAGTGGGTGCGAAGATAAAAAGGAAATGACTCACTAACTGCATTCTGTTTTCATAGCCGTTGAGGTCCAGTACCCGTGTCTTTAAGAAAGCAGTCGCTTCAGCCCCTTTGCATTAGctacacacaatacacactggTGTGTGATTAAGTCATCATTTATAACCAACTGAAGCCCTGCCATAATttactgctgcttctgccacagTGATGCACCTGCATTTCTTGACTATGAGATTTCATCCCAGATAACAGGCAGCAATGTGTACAGAAGCCATGCTTAATTGCGTGGTGCTCGCTGTGTAATTATATTGTAAGTGAGACTAGTTTAATATTCAAGCACACAGGGTGTCTGTTTACTGGTGTGTTGTTTACCGTGGCACATTCATGCTAACACTCTTTACATTTGGGCTTCTTTATGTTCCAAATGCTGGAAGTGGAAATTGCTGGCTAATTGCTATTCTTGCTTTACAGCAATGAGACAGATACCCTGTCCTTTGCCAAAGATCACAAATCATGTTTATTGCTgtgaatgaaatacatttgtgTGGGGAGTGGCACAGTGGAAGCTTGTTAGTACAAAAGCTTCTTTTGAAACTTCAGCCAAgaaggaaacaaaacactttattaaaaacaaaacaaaaaaaataatggataGTCTAAACTAATTTCAGTTTTAGCCGTTAAAGACTGCAAACAAAATATTAGTCGTTTTTAAAACTGCAGGTGACATTAGTGAGGGTTGGATTCGTGTCTGCAGTTATGAACCATCCCTTTGATGCCTTTGTAATGCAAGTGTATTCCTCCAGTAAGGATCTCGACAGTGCTGCATTTGTTTGACATActtctctcttgtttttttttttcagataatgcTGTTCTTGCAAAAAATCTAATGGATATCTACTGTGAAGAAGtcaactttttaccacatggcatGAAGGATAAaagggatggggatggggatggggatggggggaTCATGGGCGGGAGACTTTTTGATGAAAATGATGTCTACCCTCGCAATGTCTGCACCACAAGCTGGTCATGAAGGACCAGCCTCCTGTTCTGTGCGTTTAGGGACatcaatgttgtttaaaaatgaaacaatgaagCTGTGTGCTCCAGACAAGCTTCTGTAATCAAGGATTACTGTCAATGTTAATCAGCCCtcacaaaggaaaagaaaagcacAGGGGTTTACATGTTCATAGAAATGTTCATTGACTTAACTCCGCCATTTGTGTGtgaaatttgaaatgtttgtcaccTCACGACATGACATGTTGAAGTGCCAACACCAGCTGTGGAGGAAATCGGGCAGTTCTGAAGCCCTGCAATGTCAATTTGAGTAAATATACGATTGGGGTTTTTGCAGCCTACTAACAGAGGTCTAGTTGTAGGCTGAACCTGGGGTGTTATTTAGCCTGCCTTTGTTATCTGAGCAGCCTGAAATGCAAAACCAGCAAGAGAAGATGAGAATCTGGGACTATAACTGAATCTggataatattattaataataataataataataataataataataataataataataatagtgataagAAATATTTCTACAGTGAAAATGCTAGTATGCAAATACTGGCCTTAAATATATGTTATAATTTATGAAgaatgttgttgctgttgttgttgtaaagATACATATTTGATGTCCTCTGCTCAGCTACTAGGTATTTATTGTTCTGCTGCTCGTATGCTtatggatgtttttgttttgttccatgcATGGCCCCTTCTGTTTGACTGGGCtctcattttgcacagtttgtttACTTGGCGCTTTAAACTGTATTCTTCTTTTTGAACTCCCCCCCCACCCGTCCCCCCCGCCACATTCTAGGAGAGCAGTCCGAGGAGGTGTGGGTTGTTGGGGTGTCTCAGGAATCGGCTGGTTGGAAATGGAAGGATTATAAGGCCAGGAGCTGAAGTTACACAAAACGTGCTAAGCTGAAGGTAAAGGCGATGAGGTCACAGACAGTCAGGTTACACAGTTGTCTAAAAGGGGGTTAATGAGAGGTGGGTGAGCTCTGAAATATGATACAGGTCTTCTGGCAagttatttattagttatttctATTGGATGCTGAACCCATTTAAAGTATAAATTGTGTGGCATGGGCCGCTATGCCGTGGTTGCGGCTGTTCTAATGTCTGCTTTGAAAATGGATGGAACAAGAGATGCAACACTTGCTTTCAAGTTAGCTAATTCTGTcactaaattgtatttattttgctttttgcaCCCCAGCCTTTCCGAATCTTATGTTAGAAATCCTTGTTTGACTTTCTTTTTCTGTTCATTCTGTTTCATATCTGAAACTTGTACTACAAGTTTCTTTTTCAAACTCACCCATATCACGCAAAAATGCTGAGGCTAAGGTTGCAAATTCTCATAACCTAATGGGTCTGACCTTGGTCTACTGTAGTTTCTGCCTAGGACAAAAAAGAGAGTGTATTTAAACCAAAACAGTTTTATGAGATTTGATATTCCTAAAAGCCCTGAATTGAATTTCTTGCATGATTGGAAAACGATAGATAACATGTTacagctgcttttctttttagaaaCATCCCCCACCTTTTATCCCAAAACAATTCACAGCACACTTCACTCCAAAACCAGCAGACAAGGAGGTTCCTCCCATTTTCTCTGCGAATTGCCGTAGAAACACATTACAAAGAGCAGGCTTCTATTtctagtgtgtttgtgtgtgtccttTTCAGTGGGTCTGAATAAGAGATGAATCATTTCCCTGCTTTGACTCAGTTACATGTGTGCATTTAGCAATATGCTGGTGTACAAATAATAATGcgctgatggttttttttttttttttttttcattgttgtgacttttataattttacattttggactactgcaatttaatattattattttgtacacgTGGATTTTGTTTTCACAATGTGAAATTCCTGATTTAATAAAATTCAAGAGTTTTTCTCTTTTGTTCTAAATATCTGGTTGTGCTTTTGAATTAGTTCATTAATTACAGTTTGATTGCTACTTTTACATTTATGAACTTAGAAAGCTGGTATCTGTGGTTACAGTTTGATGtttaaacaaaaagttatttaGATAATGACTTGTTTAACTGTTCTAGGTTGCTGTTGAAGATAATAATACATGATCTAATAAGTGATGAGAGAAAGCTTTGTGAAAAAATTCTATTCATTTCCATCATTTCCATGTTTTCATAAAACACAGAGGGGAAGActtatttacagttgtttacaCAAAGGACACTGTCCACCAACAGCACTGATGTTCACATCAATACcatacagcatttatttatattttaaaccactgAAATCAGTGTAACTATGGATCCACATTATTGCACAAAGTCACCATAGCATTAAGAACTGAATGTATTCTTATATATTTCAGTTCAGAAGGGAAGAGTGGCGGTCTCTGATAAGAAGCATTCCTTGTGAAATTACCTGACACTTGCTTTTTGCCATTCAGACTGAATTTGGTACCAGACTCTCACATCTTGAAAGTGTGCACCGAATTGTGAACTCCACTCTGTCTGGAGAACAGTAACTATCTATGCACTGTTGTGCTATACAGAAACACATGCAGATTTTAACACAAACTTCACACTCTTCTAGGAAATGTCACTAGAATTTGAAACATATAGTactgccaaaaaaaacaacagcttacTAAATCAAGGTAAATATAGCTGTTGTCTTGATAAACTAAACCCcttcataaaataaacatggGTCAGTTCTGAAAATTACAGCATTGCATTCCTGTCTGCAGCTGTAAAAcgtgtagtttttatattttaaaagccaaaataataaacttaaaCTTGCTCtaacctttaataataataataataataataataatcagcaatATAGTGGGCCTCTATTCATCTGTCAAATGTTGGAGGGTATGTATCTAGGCCCAGATTTAGCCAGGCACAGGAGCCAGAGGCCTTCGGAGCTGGTGAATCTACAGACaaagttttcttttctgttgagtcgcCGTGGTAACCATAACCCTTATCTGTGACATGAACTGTGGGGGATGAGAGGCTATGGAATACTTGGATGCCTCTTATTTTGCTGTTGAAAGTTATATAAGCATCCATCAGCATTCTCTTTTCCAGTTGCAGTTTTTGgtcttttttgtctgtttttattgattaaaacaagTATCACAACCATTAACCCTTTTttactcttttatttatttatttatttatttattgttcgcATATTTCatgaatttaaaactttatttaattaaacagttcCGTATGGGGCTTACTATCCCTGAACTGGGATAGTAtaggataaaaagaaaaagaaaaatcaaagccattgaaaaagacttcaagcgtttgtcattgaatttagatttattttagtgtttctaaattcacCATTGACCTGAAAAGGGACAGCATGAATCCTGTATATACATTTCCTGAAGCACTTTTTTCCCAGCTTTCTGCTTGCTGCTTATTGTACCACAGTTAAACATCTGAAAATCATAAAACACACGACAGGAGATATTCATTTCACAGGGCTAAACCATCAAGCTTGAAATGGAAAGCAAGTAGATCTGACACTTACGATAAAAAGGCAGCTTGTGTACCATTCACTCTTGAAAACTATAGCATTGTCAGCACGGTGTAATTTACAGCTCACATTTTTTTAGGTTGGAAGGCATGTCTAAGGCTTGTATAAATTGTTATATGGTTTCACCAACCAACGACAATAGCTGCACACAATCTCTGCTCATCATCTTTTTACTTGTATTGCCTCTCAATTCTTCAATAGGGACACTGAGATGATAGTTTATAATCTAATGCAACAGGTCTACTTATTATTACTTATCAGAGTATGCTGCTACTCATACTCGGAAGAGCCTTTAAGAAGCATTTATCGGCAAGTTTTACAGCaattcattcattaatgtgttgatctCAAAGtgagaaaagctgtccttccctcacctttacgaCTGAGtgccaatcaatggcaattaacttccgcactgagtgttttaaaagccgcttggaagcaaattttcctctCCTCCGGGGCGCTGGCATTTTTATTGCCCTATTGAATTACCGAGGCCGTAAACTGACAATTAATAatgaattgccattgattggtactcaattgtaaaggtgagggaaggatagattttcttgttttgaaatcaacaaatGAATTAATGGATTTTGTGAATACCTCCCAATATATACATCTTAAAGGCAATTCCAAGTAGAAGTACAAGTACAAGAATCAGCACACCCTACTACTTGTGTATCTTTAGATGAAAGCAAACGGTTGGTGTTTATCGTTCAGCATAACCAGTCAGCGTGGCTAAAATGAAAATGGAAGATTATCAACAAAATAACCAATTTAAATATGTACACTACCATCCAGCAAGTATGTGGGCACCTGTGTTAATCATTAGTATACTTGAGGGAAGACACCATTAAAACGAACTGTTTTCATCTGCAATGCAGTTCATACCTGCCTATGATATTCCTAAAACAGGAATAAGTCAGgttgaaaaaacatttatttactatGGAATGCCCCAGCACAGGTTTTTGAAGTGTGTTCTGGTGTTTAAAATCCAGCTTCCATTTGCcaggcaaattaaaaaaaacacacattgcgATAACTGGTGCTGCAAATAagccaacaaaaaaagaaacaaaaagcaattGACTCTGATTGATGAGATTTGGACTCTACCCCCATCggtgtcccaatacttgttgaaGGATTGTCTACATAGGAGTCGATGATCATGAACTGTCTGCCAAGATGGTCTTCTAAAATCAATGACCCTTGTGCTTTATTCCCATTCTTTGCATAGCACTTTGAGGTACTCCATTCACTTGAAAGGAAACCACAACACAAATGTCATTCATTTGCCGTTAAAATTGGCCTTGGTGTGACGAAATGCTGACTGATAGTTTCACGCATCGCATGGCTTTCGTTATGTGTCTGTTGCCTCTACCTGACATTCTCAAACATTTCCAGTGGGGTGAATGGGTGGGAGTGTCTCTGTATGTGTGCATTCCTGGGAACTGACCGAGCGGGTGGGAGAAATGAGCTGCATTCTTGGCCACATGGTTCAAAGTGCTTGGGTTGTGTCCATATACCCCTCATTACCCCCAACTCTCCATCAGCTACCTGCTGGGAATGCTTTTTAGTTAGTGTGTTCTGATTGAAAAGTATTTCCCAGGACCACCTGCTGGCCCTGCAGAAGGCACCTGAAAAAGCTTTGTAAACAGTGCCTGATAAGGGAGAAGGCCCTGCAGAGGTTTATAATCTAGCCCTTAACAAGGCTTTCATTCACGACCAGCTTCCTGAACATGAGGGGGTTCGGTTTCCACGAATCCTTTCTGCTGGAAACAAGGCCTGCTGGCTTTCCAAAAGGTCAAGATATGATTACAGCTGAGCAGAATGTATAGGTGGCCTTGGTCCCTGACTCTAGACCTGTGTTCCAGATTAGACGACTACAAAGGGGAACACCCTTCGAATTCACGCTATTCACAGAGCATCTTCTGAATAGCCTGCCGTCCTCCTTTCACATTCACACGACCATTCAGAGAAACGAGATGACGGAGAAGCTCTTTCACAAAACTAAAGGACTTGAATGTCAGCCGTCATTCACAGGAGCTGGACTCATTAGGCACCAGCCTCATAGCTTATTGTGTTACTGTGAATGTAGCTAatcaaagatttatttttccatttacagGTACGCGGGTCATCAACATTTGAAAGGAtttaataatgcaaaacacatattttatagaTTCTgtggaccctattcacaaaaatATAAGTACCTTCAGATTTCATTGTCTTAGTTTTTTTAATGCCcccttagctttttttttttttttttgatgtctgCAATCCTATTGCAACTACTTCCCATTTCAATTCCACAATATTGGCAGTATTGtctttgtacagtacattgtttttgtatgaaatacaggACCCTATTTACAAAActtgtttaaaagttatttttttaaggacTGTGTTTAAAAGCATCCTGTGATAAACAATGCTTTGAACATGAGAATACACTAGGAAACCCTTTTTAAAAGCGTTGAAATTGGTTTTACAAACTGCAGACTTGATAAATCAAAAAGGGTgttaaaaaacagtccttaagcAAACATTCCTTAAACTGGTCCTTAAAGTAAACAGGTCCCTCAGTCGACTGTGTCCCCTGTATATCACTAGCAGCAATTTACTCAACAGTGTAAGTGTAAATGGTATTTagatttttgaatgtttgttaAGAAAAAATTATTCCCTGCGCTGTTCACAGACGGAATTATACGGTAGAAGAAATAAAAGGTTATAAATCTTAATGTTATTGCTGTTTAAACCATAAATAAGGTTTATAATAGCAATCATGACCTCCAGGCAGGGCATTCCTGGCTGTTAATGCTCCGGTTGGGTTAAAGTCCCTCGGCTTAGATTCATAAACTAGACCCATCTAGTTTAAAATGCAGTGTAAATATATTTGGCATTGGACACGTACGCAGAACgtcaaaaacaaatatgtaaaatgtaataaaaaataaccctCCTCACTCATTTGAATTACATCCTGCGTGTCTTTCATTAGCAAAGTCGTTGATAATGTTCAATTTTCTGGCACATTCATTTTCGATGGAtaggataaaaagaaaaataggataaaaagaaaaagaaaaatcaaagccattgaaaaagacttcaagcgtttgtcattgaatttaagtttattttagtgtttctaatTTCACCATTGACCTGAAAAGGGACAGCATGAATCCTGTATATACATTTcctgaagcacttttttttttcccagctttCTGCTTGCTGCTTATTGTACCACTGTTAAACATCCGAAAATCATAAAACACATGACAGGAGATATTCATTTCACAGGGCTAAACTATCAAGCTTGAAATGAAAAGCAAGTAGATCTGACACTTACGATAAAAAGGCAGCCTGTGTACCATTCACTCGTGAAAACTATAGCATTGTCAACACGGTGTCATGACCCTGGTAGCGTGATGACCACCGGGTAGGACAACGCTTTTTTAAGGTTATATTGTGACGTTTCCGAAGTAGACACAAATGAAGACAGCATAGCCCACCTCTTGTACTGCAGACAGCATAAtgcaatcaaacacaaaccccttaATATGAATGTATGCTTATTAACATAATTATATTACAGGGAATTTGTATAAACAGCAcgattaatacattaataatctAAACATTTAAATTTCCAGTCCGTCGTGCCACCCTTGTATGAGTGGGCCCCAGTGCAGCTGCACCAGTTGCA
The sequence above is a segment of the Polyodon spathula isolate WHYD16114869_AA chromosome 2, ASM1765450v1, whole genome shotgun sequence genome. Coding sequences within it:
- the LOC121305410 gene encoding ectoderm-neural cortex protein 1-like — translated: MKMSVCIHENRKSRSSTGSLNVYLFHKSSYADSVLTHLNALRQQRLFTDVLLHAGNRSFPCHRAVLAACSRYFEAMFSGGLRESQASEVNFHDSIHPEVLELLLDYAYSSRVIINEDNAESLLEAGDMLQFQDIRDACAEFLEKNLHPTNCLGMLLFSDAHQCSRLFELSWGMCLSNFPAISKSEDFLQLPKDMLVQLLSNEELETEDERVVYDSALNWVNYDLKKRHCYLPELLRTVRLALLPAIFLMENVSTEELINKQAQSKALVEEAILCKLKILQNDGVVTSLCARPRKTSHALFLLGGQTFMCDKLYLVDQKAKEIIPKTDIPSPRKEFSACAIECKVYITGGRGSENGVSKDVWVYDTLHEEWSKAAPMLIARFGHGSAELKHCLYVVGGHTAATGCLPASPSVSLKQVEQYDPGTNKWTIVAPLREGVSNAAVVSVKLKLFAFGGTSVSHDKLPKVQCYDPLENRWTVPATCPQPWRYTAAAVLGNQIFVIGGDTEFSACSAYKFNSETYQWTKVGDVTAKRMSCQAVASGNKLYVVGGYFGTQRCKTLDCYDPTQDTWNSLTTVPYSLIPTAFVSTWKHLPA